In Deinococcus maricopensis DSM 21211, the sequence TTCTCCATGCACACCGCCACGTCCGCCCAGGCCAGCAGGTCACGTGTCAGGACCGTTTCCGCGTCCCGGTTCGTGCCCGCCGAGGTGACTTCCAGCGTCGCGTCCGCCCGGAAGACCGCCTCGGCGGTGGGGCTGCGCAGCTTGTTCTGCGCGCACACGAACACCACGCGCAGCGGCCCCGGCGTCCGCTCATCAAGCATGCGGCACGCTCACGTCATGCTGCGCCACCGGGAACGGCGCGTAGAAGTGATGCAGCTGTGCCCGCCACGACGCGTACGCGGGCCGCCCGCGAAACCCGACCTTGTGCGCC encodes:
- a CDS encoding low molecular weight protein tyrosine phosphatase family protein produces the protein MLDERTPGPLRVVFVCAQNKLRSPTAEAVFRADATLEVTSAGTNRDAETVLTRDLLAWADVAVCMEKRHRDLIRARFRGVLPDDRLVTLGIPDKYDFMDADLVDLLARLVPPRLEKFRRLRGAS